One part of the Salmo salar chromosome ssa28, Ssal_v3.1, whole genome shotgun sequence genome encodes these proteins:
- the LOC106589479 gene encoding cerebellar degeneration-related protein 2-like isoform X1 gives MLGMEEFVTEEEEPWYDQQDLESDLHLAAELGKTLLERNKELEDSLQQMYITNEEQVQEIEYLVKQLEVLREMNEQHAKVYEQLDGTARELELTNHKLVLDSKASQHKIERLTGTIETLQTQVESLSGQVEQLHSLEQLRVRREKRERRKTIASFPCLRELCTAPKYEDGFVVGRSDSFTSEAKRQPAEEENERLREAVSALRSAVRAERGRREGAERECHVLLGEFSRLETRVQGAESCQVRIHELESELQELQQLRRARTLLLCSEDDGVGFTQTLLNNTPETDTMEGEGGEVGGGVRDEGEGGGGLSGESLPASSPVRKSCSDTALNAIVARDASGRRRGSYAIHANSVRKRGMSILREVDEQYHALLEKYEELLGKCRRHEESLCHTGVQTSRPVSRDPSMKDCAMGSTPAPPPTPTESPSTPEAMESISKQVEAVDKRLGQNTPEYKALFKEIFSRIQKTKTEIKTTKATKAPKASKSGKSSK, from the exons ATGCTAGGAATGGAGGAATTTGTTACCGAGGAGGAAGAGCCATGGTACGACCAGCAAGATCTCGAATCGG ACCTCCACTTGGCGGCGGAGCTGGGGAAGACTCTGTTAGAGAGGAACAAGGAGCTGGAGGATTCTCTACAGCAGATGTACATCACCAATGAGGAGCAGGTGCAGGAGATCGAG tACCTGGTTAAGCAGCTTGAGGTGCTGAGGGAAATGAATGAGCAGCATGCTAAGGTGTACGAGCAGCTAGACGGGACAGCCAGAGAACTAGAGCTCACCAACCATAAACTGGTTTTGGACAGCAAGGCCTCCCAGCACAAGATAGAGAG GTTGACAGGGACCATCGAGACCCTACAGACCCAGGTGGAGTCTCTCTCTGGGCAGGTGGAACAGCTCCACTCCCTGGAGCAGCTTAGGGTgcggagggagaagagggaacgACGCAAGACCATCGCCTCCTTCCCTTGCCTTAGGGAACTCTGCACCGCACCGAA gtatGAGGATGGGTTCGTGGTGGGCCGCTCAGACAGCTTCACCTCAGAGGCTAAACGGCAGCCAGCAGAGGAGGAGAACGAGCGTCTGAGAGAGGCGGTGTCGGCGCTGCGCTCGGCTGTGAGGGCTGAGCGGGGTCGCAGGGAGGGGGCGGAGAGAGAGTGTCACGTCCTCCTGGGGGAGTTCTCTCGTCTGGAGACACGCGTGCAG GGTGCGGAGAGCTGCCAGGTACGGATCCATGAACTAGAGTCAGAGCTCCAGGAACTCCAGCAGCTCCGACGGGCGAGGACCCTCCTCCTTTGCAGCGAGGACGACGGCGTGGGCTTCACCCAGACCCTCCTCAACAACACCCCCGAAACAGACAccatggagggggagggaggagaagtggGTGGAGGGGTCAGGGATGAAGGCGAGGGGGGAGGAGGCTTAAGCGGAGAGTCGTTACCTGCCTCCAGCCCCGTCAGGAAGAGCTGCAGCGACACGGCGCTGAACGCCATCGTGGCCAGGGACGCATccgggaggagaagagggagctaCGCGATCCACGCCAACAGCGTCCGTAAGAGAGGGATGTCCATCCTGAGGGAGGTGGACGAGCAGTACCACGCTCTGCTGGAGAAGTATGAGGAGCTGTTAGGGAAGTGCAGGCGCCACGAGGAGTCCCTGTGTCACACAGGGGTGCAGACCTCACGCCCCGTCTCCAGGGACCCCTCCATGAAGGATTGCGCCATGGGCTCCACCCCTGCACCCCCGCCCACCCCCACCGAGTCCCCCTCCACCCCCGAGGCCATGGAGAGCATCAGTAAGCAGGTGGAGGCGGTGGATAAACGGCTAGGCCAGAACACGCCAGAGTATAAGGCTCTGTTCAAGGAGATCTTCTCCCGTATTCAGAAGACCAAGACAGAAATCAAAACTACCAAAGCCACCAAAGCCCCTAAAGCCAGCAAGTCTGGCAAGTCTAGTAAATAA
- the LOC106589479 gene encoding cerebellar degeneration-related protein 2-like isoform X2 yields the protein MYITNEEQVQEIEYLVKQLEVLREMNEQHAKVYEQLDGTARELELTNHKLVLDSKASQHKIERLTGTIETLQTQVESLSGQVEQLHSLEQLRVRREKRERRKTIASFPCLRELCTAPKYEDGFVVGRSDSFTSEAKRQPAEEENERLREAVSALRSAVRAERGRREGAERECHVLLGEFSRLETRVQGAESCQVRIHELESELQELQQLRRARTLLLCSEDDGVGFTQTLLNNTPETDTMEGEGGEVGGGVRDEGEGGGGLSGESLPASSPVRKSCSDTALNAIVARDASGRRRGSYAIHANSVRKRGMSILREVDEQYHALLEKYEELLGKCRRHEESLCHTGVQTSRPVSRDPSMKDCAMGSTPAPPPTPTESPSTPEAMESISKQVEAVDKRLGQNTPEYKALFKEIFSRIQKTKTEIKTTKATKAPKASKSGKSSK from the exons ATGTACATCACCAATGAGGAGCAGGTGCAGGAGATCGAG tACCTGGTTAAGCAGCTTGAGGTGCTGAGGGAAATGAATGAGCAGCATGCTAAGGTGTACGAGCAGCTAGACGGGACAGCCAGAGAACTAGAGCTCACCAACCATAAACTGGTTTTGGACAGCAAGGCCTCCCAGCACAAGATAGAGAG GTTGACAGGGACCATCGAGACCCTACAGACCCAGGTGGAGTCTCTCTCTGGGCAGGTGGAACAGCTCCACTCCCTGGAGCAGCTTAGGGTgcggagggagaagagggaacgACGCAAGACCATCGCCTCCTTCCCTTGCCTTAGGGAACTCTGCACCGCACCGAA gtatGAGGATGGGTTCGTGGTGGGCCGCTCAGACAGCTTCACCTCAGAGGCTAAACGGCAGCCAGCAGAGGAGGAGAACGAGCGTCTGAGAGAGGCGGTGTCGGCGCTGCGCTCGGCTGTGAGGGCTGAGCGGGGTCGCAGGGAGGGGGCGGAGAGAGAGTGTCACGTCCTCCTGGGGGAGTTCTCTCGTCTGGAGACACGCGTGCAG GGTGCGGAGAGCTGCCAGGTACGGATCCATGAACTAGAGTCAGAGCTCCAGGAACTCCAGCAGCTCCGACGGGCGAGGACCCTCCTCCTTTGCAGCGAGGACGACGGCGTGGGCTTCACCCAGACCCTCCTCAACAACACCCCCGAAACAGACAccatggagggggagggaggagaagtggGTGGAGGGGTCAGGGATGAAGGCGAGGGGGGAGGAGGCTTAAGCGGAGAGTCGTTACCTGCCTCCAGCCCCGTCAGGAAGAGCTGCAGCGACACGGCGCTGAACGCCATCGTGGCCAGGGACGCATccgggaggagaagagggagctaCGCGATCCACGCCAACAGCGTCCGTAAGAGAGGGATGTCCATCCTGAGGGAGGTGGACGAGCAGTACCACGCTCTGCTGGAGAAGTATGAGGAGCTGTTAGGGAAGTGCAGGCGCCACGAGGAGTCCCTGTGTCACACAGGGGTGCAGACCTCACGCCCCGTCTCCAGGGACCCCTCCATGAAGGATTGCGCCATGGGCTCCACCCCTGCACCCCCGCCCACCCCCACCGAGTCCCCCTCCACCCCCGAGGCCATGGAGAGCATCAGTAAGCAGGTGGAGGCGGTGGATAAACGGCTAGGCCAGAACACGCCAGAGTATAAGGCTCTGTTCAAGGAGATCTTCTCCCGTATTCAGAAGACCAAGACAGAAATCAAAACTACCAAAGCCACCAAAGCCCCTAAAGCCAGCAAGTCTGGCAAGTCTAGTAAATAA
- the mrpl58 gene encoding large ribosomal subunit protein mL62 codes for MATSVAKYFLLSRCSGIIRSVTLQGKLPPVCIRNSQCPSFSYGNRASDNPQDGHVNIPVDRLTVSYSRSSGPGGQHVNKVSTKAEVRFHVYTADWIPEDVRQKIILNNKNRINKAGELLVTSEQSRSQQRNMGDCIQKISDIIAKATEKPHEPSAEDIALRASRLEKRNKERLKQKKLHSAVKQTRRVCFD; via the exons ATGGCGACCTCCGTAGCTAAATATTTTTTACTCTCTCGATGTTCAGGAATCATTCGGTCCGTTACTCTACAAGGGAAATTGCCACCTGTGTGTATAAGAAATAGCCAATGTCCAAGTTTTAGTTATGGTAACAGAGCGTCTGACAACCCACAG GATGGACATGTGAACATTCCAGTCG ACCGTCTCACAGTATCCTACAGCCGAAGCAGTGGTCCAGGTGGTCAGCATGTTAACAAAG TCAGCACAAAAGCAGAGGTCCGCTTCCATGTCTATACAGCCGATTGGATCCCAGAAGACGTTCGACAAAAGATCATCTTAAAT AATAAAAACCGTATCAACAAGGCAGGGGAGTTGCTGGTGAcgtcagagcagagcaggagccAGCAGAGAAACATGGGGGACTGCATCCAGAAGATCTCTGACATCATAGCCAAGGCCACTGAAAAGCCCCACGAGCCTTCAGCAGAGGACATAGCCCTCAGAGCATCCAG GTTAGAGAAGAGGAATAAGGAGAGACTGAAACAGAAGAAGCTCCATTCAGCAGTCAAGCAGACCAGACGAGTGTGTTTCGACTGA